In Pigmentibacter ruber, a genomic segment contains:
- the rplR gene encoding 50S ribosomal protein L18 has translation MYRIINRRKIRQLRKMRFWRRRSSDLTKPRLCIFKSSRHIQAQLIDDNKGTVIASASSIETEIKSTGLRGKPMAVKVGGLIAERAKKAGVSSVVFDRNGFTYHGRIQVLADSAREAGLQF, from the coding sequence ATGTATCGTATAATTAATCGTAGAAAGATCAGGCAATTGCGTAAAATGCGCTTTTGGCGCCGCCGTTCTTCTGATTTAACAAAACCACGCCTTTGTATTTTCAAAAGCAGCCGTCATATTCAAGCTCAACTTATTGATGACAATAAAGGTACTGTTATTGCTAGCGCGAGCTCCATTGAGACAGAAATTAAATCAACGGGTCTTCGTGGCAAACCAATGGCTGTAAAAGTTGGTGGGCTTATTGCTGAGAGAGCAAAAAAGGCTGGGGTAAGTTCTGTTGTATTTGACAGAAACGGTTTCACATACCATGGGCGTATTCAGGTTCTTGCTGATTCCGCTCGTGAAGCTGGTCTTCAGTTCTAA
- the rplF gene encoding 50S ribosomal protein L6 gives MSRVGKQPIKIPSGVTVKLNGNILEVNGSKGTLKRDTFGRVAIAQQNNEVVVSANKGEHSSAYWGLYRTLLSNMIQGVSAGFSKSLEIQGTGYRASMAGKVLNLTVGYSHPVNIDPPVGITFEVDKAGKVNITGVDKELVGQVAAKVRSVRPAEPYQGKGIRYAGEVIATKVGKSAGKK, from the coding sequence ATGTCAAGAGTTGGTAAGCAGCCAATTAAAATTCCTTCGGGAGTAACCGTCAAGCTAAACGGAAATATTCTCGAAGTGAATGGCTCTAAGGGCACATTAAAGCGTGATACTTTTGGACGCGTTGCAATTGCTCAACAAAATAATGAAGTTGTGGTATCTGCTAATAAAGGCGAACACAGCTCAGCATACTGGGGACTATACAGAACCCTACTTTCCAACATGATTCAAGGTGTATCTGCTGGTTTCAGCAAGTCTCTTGAAATTCAAGGTACTGGTTACCGCGCTAGCATGGCTGGCAAAGTACTCAACCTAACTGTTGGTTATTCACATCCTGTGAATATTGACCCACCTGTAGGAATCACTTTTGAAGTTGATAAAGCAGGGAAAGTCAACATTACTGGAGTTGATAAAGAATTAGTCGGTCAAGTGGCTGCAAAAGTTCGTTCCGTGCGCCCAGCTGAACCTTACCAAGGTAAAGGTATTCGCTACGCTGGTGAAGTTATTGCAACTAAAGTTGGTAAATCAGCAGGTAAAAAATAA
- the rpsH gene encoding 30S ribosomal protein S8, whose translation MYTTDPIADMLTRIRNASTAGLKYTTVPASIIKIEITKILEAEGLIRGFRLIKDNGQGKIKIAMKYTEVGQPVIRGLTRVSKPGCRVYKAVSDLPKIRGGLGFAILTTPKGVLTSRTARKENVGGEVLAYVW comes from the coding sequence ATGTACACTACTGATCCAATCGCTGATATGTTAACTCGTATCCGTAATGCTTCAACTGCAGGCTTAAAATATACTACAGTTCCAGCAAGCATTATTAAAATTGAAATTACAAAAATCTTAGAAGCAGAAGGTCTCATTCGTGGGTTCCGTCTCATCAAAGATAATGGTCAAGGCAAAATTAAAATTGCCATGAAATACACTGAAGTTGGACAACCTGTGATTCGTGGATTAACTCGCGTTTCTAAACCTGGTTGCCGTGTTTATAAAGCTGTTTCGGATCTTCCAAAGATTCGTGGTGGTCTTGGTTTCGCTATACTTACGACTCCAAAAGGTGTTCTTACAAGCAGAACTGCTCGTAAAGAAAACGTTGGTGGAGAAGTATTAGCTTATGTTTGGTAA
- a CDS encoding type Z 30S ribosomal protein S14, whose amino-acid sequence MARLAMINKANKKAKFSTRQHNRCNQCGRPRGYYRDFGVCRICLRKNALSGQIPGMVKASW is encoded by the coding sequence GTGGCTCGTTTAGCAATGATTAATAAAGCAAATAAAAAAGCCAAGTTTTCTACGCGTCAACACAACCGTTGCAACCAATGCGGTCGTCCACGCGGATACTACAGAGACTTCGGTGTTTGTCGTATTTGCTTACGTAAAAATGCCCTTTCAGGACAAATTCCTGGAATGGTCAAGGCTAGTTGGTGA
- the rplE gene encoding 50S ribosomal protein L5 — translation MKPRYMAKFSDKVLPELKKLHPTKNVMELPKIVKIVVNTCQGEATQNIKALEAAAAELEIITGQKAVITRAKKSIATFKLRAGMPIGASVTLRKERMFEFYDKLVSVALPRVRDFRGVSSNSFDGRGNYSLGIREQIIFPEIEADKVDKTRGLSITIVTSAKTDEAARELLTLLDMPFRK, via the coding sequence GTGAAACCAAGATACATGGCAAAGTTCAGCGACAAAGTTTTACCTGAACTTAAAAAGCTTCATCCAACAAAAAATGTTATGGAGCTTCCTAAGATCGTAAAAATCGTTGTTAATACTTGCCAAGGCGAAGCTACTCAAAATATCAAAGCACTAGAAGCTGCAGCTGCTGAGCTCGAAATCATTACTGGTCAAAAAGCAGTAATTACTCGCGCTAAAAAGTCAATTGCAACTTTCAAATTACGTGCAGGAATGCCTATTGGGGCTTCTGTAACGCTTCGTAAAGAACGTATGTTCGAATTCTACGATAAACTCGTTTCTGTTGCACTACCTCGCGTACGTGACTTCCGTGGAGTTTCTTCAAATAGTTTCGATGGACGTGGCAACTACTCTCTTGGTATCCGCGAACAAATCATATTTCCTGAAATTGAAGCGGATAAAGTAGATAAAACTCGTGGTTTGAGTATCACTATTGTTACATCAGCTAAAACTGATGAAGCAGCGCGTGAACTTCTTACTCTCCTCGATATGCCGTTTAGAAAGTAA
- the rplN gene encoding 50S ribosomal protein L14 — protein MIQPESILVAADNSGARTLNVIRVMGGSFRRYARVGDLIVVSVRDAVPGGRVKKGEVHKAIVVRCKKEVSRTDGSRIRFDENAAVLVKIVKNEKEPVGTRIFGPIARELRQRNCGKIISLAPEVL, from the coding sequence GTGATTCAGCCAGAATCAATCCTGGTAGCAGCCGACAATAGCGGTGCGCGCACTCTTAACGTCATTCGAGTAATGGGCGGTTCTTTCCGTCGTTATGCTCGCGTTGGCGATTTGATTGTCGTTTCCGTAAGAGATGCTGTGCCTGGTGGGCGTGTTAAAAAAGGTGAAGTACATAAAGCAATTGTAGTTCGCTGTAAGAAAGAAGTTTCGAGAACAGATGGTTCTCGTATTCGTTTTGATGAAAATGCTGCTGTTCTTGTAAAAATTGTCAAAAATGAAAAAGAGCCAGTTGGAACCCGTATTTTTGGACCAATTGCTCGTGAATTAAGACAACGTAATTGTGGCAAGATTATCAGCTTGGCTCCGGAGGTTCTATAA
- the rpsQ gene encoding 30S ribosomal protein S17, translating into MENNNKITKNPIRGRVVAISKDTKTVKVEVPRIVPSKTYGKRLHLHTSLFADTFGVANIAVGKDVDILPCRRISKNKSWKVVSVVAH; encoded by the coding sequence ATGGAAAACAACAATAAAATTACAAAGAATCCAATTAGAGGCCGTGTAGTAGCGATCTCTAAAGATACAAAGACTGTTAAGGTAGAAGTGCCTCGTATTGTTCCAAGCAAAACATATGGCAAACGTCTTCACCTCCATACATCTTTGTTCGCTGACACTTTTGGTGTTGCAAATATAGCAGTAGGAAAAGATGTGGATATTCTTCCTTGCCGCCGTATTTCAAAAAATAAGTCTTGGAAAGTAGTTTCTGTTGTTGCTCACTAA
- the rplP gene encoding 50S ribosomal protein L16, protein MLAPKKVKFRKSHKGRIKGVADRCNSVDFGDFALQAIEPGKLEARQIEASRIALTRHIKRGGKVWIRVFPDKPITKKPAETRMGSGKGGLDRWVCPIRSGRVIFEVQGVPANLAKEAFELAAAKLPFKTRVMSRSDKVWENQ, encoded by the coding sequence ATGTTGGCTCCAAAGAAAGTTAAGTTTCGTAAATCTCACAAAGGTCGTATTAAAGGCGTTGCAGATCGTTGCAATAGCGTAGACTTTGGTGATTTTGCTCTTCAGGCAATTGAACCTGGAAAATTAGAAGCTCGTCAAATCGAAGCAAGTCGAATTGCCTTGACCCGCCATATAAAACGTGGTGGAAAAGTGTGGATTCGTGTGTTCCCAGACAAGCCTATTACTAAAAAGCCTGCTGAAACACGTATGGGTTCTGGTAAGGGTGGTTTGGATCGTTGGGTTTGTCCAATTCGTTCAGGCCGTGTGATTTTTGAAGTACAGGGTGTTCCTGCAAATCTTGCAAAAGAAGCTTTTGAGCTTGCAGCAGCTAAACTCCCATTCAAAACACGCGTAATGAGCAGAAGTGATAAGGTTTGGGAAAATCAATGA
- the rpsC gene encoding 30S ribosomal protein S3 produces the protein MGQKVHPIGLRLGINKTWDSRWFSKREFAKNLNEDLNVRKFISKKYAEAGVARVEIERAAKQVVVKVYTAKPGKLIGKQGKGIELLRDEVKTVLKSNDKSIKVDVFEVKNPDTNAQLAAFNVAQQLEKRISFRRAMKKVMQQAMKAGGKGIKIRVSGRLNGAEMARTEWYMEGRVPLHTLRADIDYGTSEALTTYGLIGVKVWLFKGEVFGKTAGSMAVSAAKTARNEE, from the coding sequence GTGGGTCAGAAAGTACATCCAATTGGTTTGAGACTTGGGATTAACAAGACTTGGGATTCTCGTTGGTTTAGCAAACGTGAATTTGCAAAAAATCTTAATGAAGACTTGAATGTTCGCAAGTTCATATCAAAAAAATACGCAGAAGCTGGCGTTGCACGCGTTGAAATCGAACGCGCTGCTAAACAAGTTGTAGTAAAAGTTTATACAGCAAAACCTGGAAAACTTATTGGAAAACAAGGTAAAGGAATTGAACTTCTTCGTGATGAAGTAAAGACAGTTCTAAAATCTAATGACAAGTCCATCAAAGTTGATGTATTTGAAGTGAAGAATCCTGATACAAATGCTCAATTAGCTGCTTTCAACGTTGCACAGCAACTTGAAAAACGTATTTCCTTCAGAAGAGCAATGAAGAAGGTTATGCAACAAGCTATGAAAGCTGGCGGAAAAGGTATTAAAATTCGCGTTTCCGGTCGTTTAAATGGTGCAGAAATGGCTCGTACAGAGTGGTATATGGAAGGTCGCGTACCTCTTCACACTCTTCGTGCTGATATTGACTATGGTACATCTGAAGCTTTAACAACTTACGGACTCATTGGTGTTAAGGTTTGGTTATTTAAGGGTGAAGTTTTTGGAAAAACAGCTGGAAGCATGGCTGTTTCTGCTGCAAAAACTGCACGCAATGAGGAGTAA
- a CDS encoding large ribosomal subunit protein uL22, which yields MDAKATHYAAKCTARKARLLRPLIIGKTVPQAIAVLSVERRAGSVATVKLIRSALAQLPANSAVNTVISDFVVNEGPRRRMFMPRAQGRATPILKKTSHLTIRLKLN from the coding sequence ATGGACGCAAAAGCAACACACTATGCTGCAAAGTGTACCGCACGTAAAGCAAGATTGTTAAGACCGCTCATCATTGGCAAAACTGTTCCACAAGCAATAGCTGTTCTTTCTGTTGAAAGACGTGCTGGTTCTGTAGCGACAGTAAAGCTTATTCGCTCTGCGCTTGCACAGCTTCCTGCTAACAGTGCTGTAAATACTGTAATAAGTGACTTTGTAGTGAATGAAGGCCCTCGCCGCCGCATGTTTATGCCGCGCGCTCAGGGACGTGCAACGCCTATTTTGAAAAAGACGTCGCACTTAACTATTCGTCTTAAACTTAATTAA
- the rpsS gene encoding 30S ribosomal protein S19, which produces MSRSLKKGPFVDTHLLKLADKNKGAGKVIKTWSRRSTIIPDFVGLTFAVHNGKKFVPVYVNENMVGHKLGEFSPTRTFHGHGADKKAAKKK; this is translated from the coding sequence ATGTCACGTTCGTTGAAAAAGGGTCCTTTCGTTGACACCCATTTGCTAAAATTAGCAGATAAAAACAAGGGTGCTGGGAAGGTAATTAAAACTTGGAGCCGCCGTTCCACAATTATTCCAGATTTTGTTGGACTCACATTTGCAGTTCACAATGGAAAAAAATTCGTTCCTGTTTATGTGAACGAAAATATGGTTGGACACAAGCTTGGTGAATTTTCGCCAACTCGTACTTTCCATGGTCATGGTGCGGATAAAAAAGCCGCTAAGAAAAAGTAA
- the rplB gene encoding 50S ribosomal protein L2: MGIRQLRPYTATTRTQSYINYREVLTTDTPYKPLLVAKPRKAGRNNTGRITVRHHGGGNKVKYRIIDWKRSRKDVEGVVTSVEYDPNRTAFISLVKYVDGDRRYVLATDGVKVGTKIIASSEADIKAGNSLPLKRIPAGTTIHSVEMRPGSGAKLVRSAGASATLVGRIERYAQIRMPSGELRLIPEDCYATIGTVSNADHMNVSIGKAGRNRWKGIRPTVRGVAMNPVDHPMGGGEGRTSGGRHPCSPWGQLAKGYKTRKVKPSDKFIVSRRKK, translated from the coding sequence ATGGGAATCAGACAATTAAGGCCATACACGGCTACAACAAGAACACAAAGTTACATCAATTACAGAGAAGTTCTTACTACTGATACTCCTTACAAACCGCTCTTAGTGGCAAAACCAAGAAAAGCGGGTCGTAATAATACTGGTCGCATTACTGTTCGCCATCACGGTGGTGGAAATAAAGTTAAGTACCGTATTATCGACTGGAAGAGATCCCGTAAGGACGTTGAAGGTGTTGTAACTTCAGTTGAGTACGATCCAAATCGTACAGCTTTTATTTCACTTGTTAAATATGTTGACGGAGATCGTCGTTACGTTCTTGCAACTGACGGCGTTAAAGTTGGCACTAAAATTATCGCTTCTTCAGAAGCTGATATTAAAGCAGGGAACAGCTTACCGCTAAAAAGAATTCCTGCAGGTACTACAATTCACAGTGTTGAAATGCGTCCAGGTTCTGGTGCGAAACTAGTTCGTAGTGCAGGAGCTTCTGCTACTTTAGTAGGTCGTATTGAAAGATACGCTCAAATTCGTATGCCTTCTGGTGAGCTTCGCCTTATTCCAGAAGATTGCTATGCAACTATCGGAACTGTATCCAATGCTGACCATATGAATGTTTCTATTGGTAAAGCTGGTCGTAATCGTTGGAAGGGTATCCGTCCAACTGTCCGTGGTGTCGCTATGAACCCTGTTGACCATCCAATGGGTGGTGGTGAAGGTCGTACAAGTGGTGGCCGTCATCCATGTTCACCATGGGGTCAATTGGCTAAAGGTTATAAGACTCGCAAGGTTAAACCTAGCGATAAGTTTATCGTAAGCCGTCGTAAGAAATAA
- a CDS encoding 50S ribosomal protein L23 — protein MNMRSDYVIKGSVLSEKSYALLENKVYTLKVDLKATKQDIKTAVKDVFGVDVISVNTSILRGRVVRKARSRKGGAVEVKLPNIKKAFIRLKDGQELPAPVLNAPAEATAE, from the coding sequence ATGAACATGCGTTCGGATTATGTTATCAAAGGTTCAGTTTTAAGCGAAAAATCTTATGCTCTCTTAGAAAATAAGGTATACACACTTAAAGTTGATCTCAAAGCTACTAAACAAGATATCAAAACAGCTGTTAAAGATGTTTTTGGTGTTGATGTGATCAGTGTAAACACTTCTATTTTACGTGGAAGAGTTGTTCGTAAAGCGCGCTCAAGAAAAGGTGGCGCTGTTGAAGTTAAACTTCCAAATATCAAAAAAGCGTTTATTCGCTTAAAAGATGGGCAAGAACTTCCAGCTCCTGTTTTAAATGCGCCTGCTGAAGCAACAGCGGAATAA
- the rplD gene encoding 50S ribosomal protein L4: protein MLSKIEALPESLVSYADRNKGTLWQVIKAYRANQRQGTVGVKTRAMVKSTGKKPYKQKKTGSARRGSFVAPLHVGGGVAHGPKARDYRQAIPTKMSKVALGIALSERVKSGKIFVGALDFPSGKTKDAASALKNVADLSGNTLVCLSNPNENTIRALRNIRGVHLVSPDQVNAFTVLQARSLIASPEAFKVLESRLAD, encoded by the coding sequence ATGTTGTCTAAAATTGAAGCCCTACCTGAGAGTTTGGTGAGCTATGCTGACCGTAATAAAGGCACTCTCTGGCAGGTAATTAAGGCTTACAGAGCCAACCAAAGACAAGGAACTGTTGGCGTGAAAACACGTGCAATGGTGAAGTCAACTGGTAAAAAGCCTTACAAACAAAAGAAAACAGGAAGCGCTCGTCGCGGTTCATTTGTTGCTCCACTCCATGTTGGTGGTGGTGTTGCTCATGGCCCTAAAGCGCGTGACTACCGTCAAGCAATCCCTACGAAAATGAGTAAGGTTGCTTTAGGTATCGCACTATCTGAGCGTGTGAAATCTGGCAAAATTTTTGTTGGCGCACTTGATTTTCCAAGTGGTAAAACAAAAGATGCAGCGTCTGCATTAAAGAATGTTGCTGATTTGTCTGGAAATACTTTGGTTTGCTTAAGCAATCCAAATGAAAATACAATTCGTGCTCTTCGCAATATCCGCGGAGTTCACCTTGTAAGTCCAGACCAAGTGAATGCATTTACTGTTCTTCAAGCACGCAGTCTTATTGCAAGTCCAGAAGCGTTCAAAGTTCTTGAATCAAGACTAGCAGACTGA
- the rplC gene encoding 50S ribosomal protein L3: protein MVRYAFSKIGMTSTFTTNGSAQGVTVLKMQPAKVLRHETLENGKVVVVVEYDTGHKNKLVRGWVVDNPAEYQVGSPLKAPSLNAGQKLKITGFSKGRGFQDAMTRHGFGGGPASHGSRFHRSPGSVGMRAEPGRVMKGKKMPGQDGNVQVTLRNVQVAYWSTEESVMAIVGGVPGARGGIVFV, encoded by the coding sequence ATGGTACGTTATGCTTTTAGCAAAATTGGCATGACTAGCACGTTTACAACTAATGGCTCTGCCCAAGGTGTAACCGTTCTAAAAATGCAGCCAGCTAAAGTTCTAAGACACGAAACTTTGGAAAATGGCAAAGTCGTTGTTGTTGTTGAGTACGACACAGGCCACAAAAACAAACTTGTACGTGGTTGGGTTGTCGACAATCCTGCCGAATATCAAGTAGGCTCACCTCTTAAAGCACCTTCTCTCAATGCAGGACAAAAATTAAAAATTACTGGATTTTCAAAAGGTCGTGGTTTTCAAGACGCGATGACTCGTCACGGTTTTGGTGGCGGTCCAGCAAGCCATGGTAGCCGTTTCCACAGATCCCCTGGTTCTGTAGGTATGCGTGCTGAACCTGGTCGTGTTATGAAGGGCAAAAAAATGCCTGGCCAAGACGGTAATGTGCAAGTAACTCTCCGCAATGTTCAGGTTGCTTACTGGTCAACTGAGGAATCAGTTATGGCTATTGTAGGCGGTGTGCCTGGTGCTCGCGGCGGCATAGTATTTGTTTAA
- the rpsJ gene encoding 30S ribosomal protein S10, with the protein MESQKIRIRLKGYDVSLVDQSVAQIINKAKGTGAKIAGPVPMPTIINRYTVLRSPHVDKKSREQFEIRTHRRLIDLLEPKQQTVDGLMKLDLAAGVDVEINLY; encoded by the coding sequence ATGGAAAGCCAAAAAATCCGTATTCGTCTTAAAGGCTATGATGTTTCTCTGGTTGATCAGAGCGTAGCGCAGATTATTAACAAGGCAAAAGGAACTGGAGCAAAAATTGCTGGACCAGTGCCAATGCCTACTATCATTAACCGTTATACAGTGTTGAGATCACCTCACGTTGATAAAAAATCTCGTGAGCAATTTGAAATCCGCACACACCGTCGTCTTATCGACCTTCTAGAGCCAAAACAACAAACTGTTGATGGACTTATGAAGCTTGATTTAGCGGCTGGTGTAGATGTAGAAATCAATCTCTACTAA